Proteins from a genomic interval of Providencia stuartii:
- a CDS encoding AbgT family transporter: MTTNTLPKKKGFLNRVERIGNVMPDVTMLFIYALIICWFLSYLLSFVDFNYYHPVSKEKISVVNMFNYEEIILFVTSAVKNFINFPPLGITIVATLGIGIAESSGFINTALKKMLSFITPKMLTPTVVFVGIVSHIASDSAYVILMPVAAMMFYASGRHPLAGIAAAFAGLAGGFTASYTPSIIDPIMQSFTQDAAQMMAPGYSVNVLCNYFFSLGGTFGVIFTCWFITEKIVEPWLNKNCPITTSQVDTDAEQNLGKITPLENKAFRVSGLVVLALAAGLFALLWPENSLLRGPDGSLTSPKAPIMQIVVPLLFIFFALPGIVYGYMTQSFTSTKDVVKAMENITKSLIPFIVFAFFAAQFLYSFQHSNLGTLLALSGAELLRTLDMPSELTVFGVILLTAILNIMITSATSKWAIMAPVLVPMLMAVGISPELTQAAFRVSDSAMNVSTPMFPFYPLILMYCQKYYKNAGIGTLCSMMIPFTVGLLVTLTATLYLFWAFDIPIGFDSGYTWQPTP; this comes from the coding sequence ATGACAACAAATACACTCCCTAAAAAAAAGGGCTTCTTAAATCGCGTTGAGCGTATTGGTAACGTTATGCCTGACGTTACAATGCTATTTATTTATGCCTTGATAATCTGTTGGTTTCTATCTTATTTACTCTCATTTGTAGATTTTAATTACTACCATCCAGTGTCAAAAGAAAAAATATCTGTCGTAAATATGTTTAACTATGAGGAAATCATATTATTCGTTACGTCGGCAGTGAAAAACTTCATTAACTTCCCACCTCTTGGAATAACAATCGTTGCAACTTTGGGGATAGGGATCGCTGAGAGTAGCGGCTTTATCAATACAGCCTTGAAAAAAATGCTCTCGTTTATTACGCCAAAAATGCTGACACCAACAGTGGTTTTTGTGGGTATCGTTTCTCACATCGCGTCTGACTCCGCTTATGTTATTTTAATGCCGGTCGCAGCGATGATGTTCTACGCAAGTGGTCGTCATCCATTAGCAGGTATAGCTGCCGCCTTTGCAGGCTTAGCGGGTGGGTTTACAGCAAGTTATACACCTTCAATCATTGATCCAATTATGCAGAGCTTTACACAAGATGCAGCGCAAATGATGGCTCCAGGCTATAGCGTTAATGTCTTATGTAACTATTTCTTCAGCCTTGGTGGGACGTTTGGTGTTATTTTTACGTGTTGGTTCATTACTGAAAAAATTGTCGAACCTTGGCTAAATAAAAACTGCCCAATTACAACAAGCCAAGTTGATACTGACGCAGAGCAAAATTTAGGCAAAATTACGCCGTTAGAAAATAAAGCATTTCGTGTATCAGGCCTTGTTGTGCTTGCACTGGCTGCTGGTTTATTTGCTTTATTATGGCCAGAGAATTCATTATTACGAGGTCCTGACGGTAGTTTGACTAGCCCGAAAGCCCCAATAATGCAAATTGTTGTGCCATTGCTGTTTATTTTCTTTGCATTGCCGGGCATTGTATATGGTTATATGACTCAATCTTTCACATCGACTAAAGATGTTGTGAAAGCGATGGAAAATATTACTAAGTCATTAATTCCATTTATTGTATTTGCTTTCTTCGCGGCGCAGTTTCTATATTCATTTCAGCATTCAAACCTCGGCACATTATTGGCGCTATCGGGTGCTGAATTATTGCGTACCTTAGATATGCCTTCAGAATTGACGGTATTCGGTGTCATTTTATTGACTGCAATATTGAATATTATGATCACATCAGCAACTTCCAAATGGGCGATTATGGCGCCTGTTTTGGTACCCATGTTGATGGCGGTTGGGATCTCTCCGGAACTAACACAAGCGGCTTTCCGCGTGAGTGATTCAGCGATGAACGTCAGTACACCGATGTTCCCATTCTATCCGTTGATTTTGATGTATTGCCAAAAATATTACAAAAATGCTGGTATTGGAACACTTTGCTCGATGATGATACCGTTCACGGTCGGCTTGTTGGTAACATTAACTGCGACGTTGTATCTGTTCTGGGCATTTGATATTCCAATTGGTTTTGATAGTGGTTACACATGGCAACCAACGCCATAA
- the psiE gene encoding phosphate-starvation-inducible protein PsiE, translated as MNSMRNMRHASNIAWVLQWVLNIGLIALAIVLVFFLAKETYTMASLMFSGQKEATAYELLEGIVIYFLYFEFIALITKYFLSGYHFPLRYFIYIGITAVIRLIIVDHSDPMTTLLHAGAILVLVIALYIANTEKLKRE; from the coding sequence ATGAATAGTATGAGAAATATGCGACATGCCAGCAATATCGCATGGGTGTTGCAATGGGTGCTGAATATTGGATTGATAGCATTAGCGATCGTACTTGTTTTCTTTTTGGCTAAAGAAACATACACCATGGCATCTTTAATGTTTAGTGGGCAGAAGGAAGCAACAGCTTATGAATTATTAGAAGGAATTGTCATCTATTTCCTTTATTTTGAGTTTATTGCTTTGATAACTAAATATTTTTTATCTGGTTACCACTTCCCATTAAGGTATTTTATCTATATCGGTATTACTGCCGTGATACGCTTGATTATTGTCGATCACAGTGACCCCATGACGACGTTACTTCACGCTGGCGCGATTTTAGTTTTAGTGATTGCTCTTTATATCGCCAATACCGAAAAACTCAAACGAGAGTAG
- a CDS encoding DUF3999 family protein, protein MMKLNKNPRSWLVFVMLAFFLLFSGTIYAENKKILTPYDFYQGVELKESSHNIPFAWVELPVEAYVNSAYPKTLQDVRVFNGTGQEVPSALFYDSEESSQTSPIRFSLQPLMTREEQLNLKEETEDDKQYLLVETIPNKLTRLELPSMQQSKDTRYQAYLLTRQQDQQALFPAQTLNLEWGKSDQDWQGKAFIYASDDKQHWVNISAYQPVMNLSSDAGVIQNNTIELLKGNDSALSAPYLMVIIVTTKDTTLPELKTVQGIGKTFHATRQQEICRFITQNEGVSLNQLIYRLPSPQPLSSIVIQLQQTNRVIPLQIEYASNSGENWLPLTNMVAYHQVNNGEQTRNPEIALNDLMIKKLRITALKGSWDDKPPYIEGKRDAVNLVFNVQGASPYLLVWGSHLASMDGLNYQELIGQSLTVEQLMHNYPELSLAKEVIELGGEEQLTINGSEGNNFDWMILVIWLLLGIGIIALLYFCWYLLREINTKSTKK, encoded by the coding sequence ATGATGAAACTAAATAAAAATCCAAGGAGTTGGCTGGTATTTGTGATGCTAGCTTTTTTTCTCTTATTCTCGGGGACAATTTATGCCGAAAATAAAAAAATATTAACACCTTATGATTTTTATCAGGGGGTTGAGTTAAAAGAGTCCAGTCATAACATTCCATTTGCTTGGGTTGAACTTCCCGTTGAAGCCTATGTTAATTCTGCTTACCCTAAAACGTTACAAGATGTCAGGGTATTTAACGGTACGGGTCAGGAAGTGCCTTCTGCGCTCTTTTACGATTCAGAAGAAAGCAGTCAAACATCACCAATTCGTTTCTCTTTACAGCCTTTAATGACGCGTGAAGAACAATTAAACTTAAAAGAAGAAACAGAGGACGATAAACAGTATCTTTTGGTGGAAACCATACCGAATAAACTGACTCGCCTAGAATTACCCTCTATGCAACAGTCGAAAGATACACGGTATCAAGCTTATCTTTTAACTCGCCAACAGGATCAACAAGCTCTTTTCCCTGCTCAAACATTAAATTTAGAGTGGGGAAAGAGTGATCAAGATTGGCAAGGCAAAGCATTTATTTATGCTAGTGATGACAAACAACATTGGGTAAATATTTCAGCTTATCAGCCAGTGATGAATCTCAGCTCGGATGCCGGTGTTATTCAAAATAATACAATTGAATTATTAAAGGGGAATGATTCAGCGCTAAGTGCGCCTTATCTAATGGTGATTATTGTTACGACTAAAGATACAACCCTACCTGAACTCAAGACAGTACAGGGAATTGGTAAAACATTCCATGCAACAAGACAGCAAGAAATTTGTCGTTTTATTACTCAGAATGAAGGTGTCTCTTTAAATCAATTAATCTACCGTTTACCTTCACCTCAGCCATTGAGCTCAATTGTCATTCAGTTACAACAAACAAATCGCGTAATTCCATTACAAATTGAATATGCCTCTAATTCAGGCGAAAATTGGCTACCGTTGACAAATATGGTTGCTTACCATCAAGTGAATAATGGAGAACAAACTCGTAACCCAGAGATAGCGTTAAATGACTTAATGATTAAAAAACTGAGGATTACGGCATTGAAAGGGAGCTGGGATGATAAGCCCCCTTATATAGAAGGAAAACGAGATGCGGTTAATTTAGTTTTTAATGTACAAGGTGCGTCGCCTTATTTATTAGTTTGGGGGAGTCACCTCGCCAGTATGGATGGGCTAAATTACCAAGAGCTTATTGGGCAATCATTAACGGTTGAGCAGCTCATGCATAATTATCCTGAATTATCACTCGCAAAAGAAGTTATTGAGTTAGGTGGTGAAGAGCAGTTAACCATCAATGGCTCAGAGGGTAATAATTTTGATTGGATGATCCTTGTTATCTGGTTACTGTTAGGGATTGGGATTATTGCCTTACTGTATTTCTGTTGGTATCTCTTAAGAGAAATTAACACTAAATCGACTAAAAAATAG
- a CDS encoding DUF2339 domain-containing protein: MVVSPILAIIAMHRVSRMRSQLSELNQRVISLEQALKPDAGSLENSQSELVHTAEMASSEKKQTPPILFQETPHYPHSLTGHSTTNASLEPHSQTGVIMSAQESQTPVDVNRFERRANNKTQLQNDSNWSLFSHFFSWVWKGNPLAKIGILLLFFGIAYLLKFGVQNNVLSPQLRLIVSSIGCLLLLGIGWYLRHKKTLFALILQGGAVGCFYITVIAAFKMYSLLPYGMAFVAMLIICAASIVLALSQRAISLAILASLGGYLAPILLSTGGGNHIFLFSYYLMLSAAILIISVWQAWRPLNLVGMFMTYFVAVLWGWEYYQTDYYVSSQIFLIANLIVFNVLTQLFALRYPHDKQLVVDNTLLFVPPFISLAIQYAISWQINVVPAFVALLLGAFYLLAGFRIHKKYAATGKELALGNMIIGASFVTLAIPLALSFEWTSIIWSIEGLLLLYYGFSVQNKKLATVGVLLILVSAITLLGGFSLYTWSRSSVYMVPVLLAACFSAGAMFHVRRETSTNFNIVSHGLLLLGLAVWYFWLPAITDILSWSGESESFIIMALVIISAWLWRILAIKADWIALLLCQSFIWLAGYYYLAVDFIQDENPMGRGEGSLIWPVMLGSSVLFAMHAQKAHYIWMQRILHGATFWLIIAFIAAQVNWFVAILPWGMNELGYFIYVMTITLTTLVLYWLQSQKMPPMKRNGIIYWYSFLPVILVLIVLSFVANLEDGKLTFWNYVPLINPLDEAGLFSIASLLLMRRGLVQKLKKIRVFDLWVIRGLSLAAIVLSILWFNGIMLRAISDFAEINWNAQALFDSRLVQTILSISWSLAALAFMIFASLKQNRLSWLFGAGIFACVVVKLFLVDIYGQDGLFRAISFIVVAILILVVGYFSPLPPKMAQEKGLNEADDETK; encoded by the coding sequence ATGGTAGTTTCACCTATACTTGCCATTATTGCGATGCATCGCGTAAGTCGAATGAGATCTCAGCTATCAGAGTTAAATCAACGCGTTATTTCATTAGAACAAGCGTTAAAGCCTGATGCTGGGAGCTTGGAAAATAGCCAATCGGAGCTAGTCCATACAGCGGAAATGGCCTCGTCAGAAAAAAAACAAACGCCGCCAATTTTATTTCAAGAAACTCCTCATTATCCACACAGTTTAACTGGTCATTCAACCACAAATGCATCATTGGAGCCGCATTCGCAAACTGGCGTAATAATGTCAGCACAGGAATCGCAAACACCCGTGGATGTTAATCGCTTTGAGCGTCGTGCAAATAATAAAACGCAATTACAAAATGACAGTAATTGGTCTTTATTTAGTCACTTTTTTAGCTGGGTTTGGAAAGGTAATCCGCTTGCTAAAATCGGTATTTTATTATTATTTTTTGGTATCGCATATTTATTGAAATTTGGCGTACAAAATAACGTATTATCCCCACAATTACGTTTAATAGTCAGTTCGATTGGTTGTTTGTTACTGCTTGGTATCGGTTGGTATTTACGGCATAAAAAGACGTTATTTGCATTAATATTACAAGGTGGCGCCGTAGGGTGTTTTTATATAACCGTTATTGCAGCATTTAAAATGTATTCGCTATTGCCATACGGTATGGCATTTGTGGCAATGCTGATAATTTGTGCCGCCAGTATTGTGCTTGCTTTATCGCAACGAGCGATCAGCTTAGCGATTTTAGCCTCGCTCGGCGGATATTTAGCACCTATCCTGCTGTCTACTGGTGGTGGTAATCATATATTTCTCTTCTCCTATTATTTGATGCTATCTGCCGCTATCTTAATTATTAGTGTCTGGCAAGCTTGGCGCCCGCTTAATCTAGTCGGTATGTTTATGACTTATTTTGTCGCGGTTCTATGGGGTTGGGAATACTATCAAACTGACTATTATGTCTCTAGCCAAATTTTTCTTATTGCAAATTTGATTGTCTTTAATGTGTTAACGCAACTATTTGCTTTACGTTACCCACATGATAAGCAATTAGTTGTTGATAATACGTTATTATTTGTACCTCCTTTTATTAGCCTTGCGATACAGTATGCTATTTCTTGGCAAATCAATGTTGTTCCTGCATTTGTTGCATTGTTGCTAGGCGCATTTTATTTATTGGCCGGTTTCCGGATCCATAAAAAATATGCAGCCACCGGAAAAGAACTTGCATTGGGAAATATGATTATTGGGGCAAGTTTTGTCACGTTAGCGATACCCTTGGCGCTTTCATTCGAATGGACATCTATTATTTGGTCTATTGAAGGGCTATTGCTGCTGTATTATGGGTTTTCGGTACAAAATAAAAAATTGGCTACAGTTGGAGTATTGCTTATTTTAGTGAGTGCGATAACGCTATTAGGTGGTTTCTCACTATATACTTGGAGCCGTTCCAGTGTTTATATGGTTCCTGTTTTGTTAGCAGCCTGTTTTAGTGCAGGGGCTATGTTCCATGTTCGACGTGAAACCTCAACCAACTTCAATATTGTGAGCCATGGGTTATTACTTCTAGGATTAGCCGTTTGGTATTTTTGGCTCCCAGCCATAACGGATATTTTGTCTTGGAGTGGGGAATCTGAAAGCTTCATCATTATGGCATTAGTGATTATTTCTGCCTGGCTCTGGCGAATATTAGCCATTAAAGCTGATTGGATTGCACTATTATTATGTCAGTCCTTTATTTGGCTGGCGGGGTATTACTATCTTGCCGTAGATTTTATTCAAGATGAAAACCCTATGGGTAGAGGAGAGGGGTCTCTTATTTGGCCCGTCATGTTGGGTAGTTCGGTGTTATTCGCCATGCATGCCCAAAAAGCGCATTATATTTGGATGCAACGTATTCTCCATGGCGCAACATTTTGGCTAATCATCGCGTTTATTGCGGCACAAGTGAATTGGTTTGTTGCGATCCTCCCTTGGGGGATGAATGAGTTAGGTTATTTTATTTATGTCATGACGATAACCTTAACGACGCTAGTGTTGTATTGGCTACAAAGCCAAAAAATGCCACCAATGAAGCGAAATGGTATTATTTATTGGTATAGCTTCTTGCCAGTTATTCTTGTGCTTATTGTGTTGTCATTTGTCGCTAATTTAGAGGATGGCAAACTGACATTCTGGAATTATGTTCCTCTGATTAATCCATTAGATGAAGCTGGGTTATTTAGCATCGCATCATTACTATTGATGCGTCGTGGTTTAGTACAAAAATTGAAAAAAATAAGGGTGTTCGATCTCTGGGTTATTAGGGGATTAAGTCTTGCTGCTATTGTTCTGAGCATATTATGGTTTAATGGCATTATGCTTCGAGCAATATCTGATTTTGCCGAGATTAACTGGAATGCTCAAGCACTCTTTGATTCTCGCTTGGTGCAAACTATTCTTTCTATTAGTTGGTCATTAGCTGCTTTAGCTTTTATGATTTTTGCCAGCCTCAAACAAAACCGTCTCAGTTGGCTGTTTGGCGCGGGAATTTTTGCCTGTGTAGTCGTGAAATTATTCTTGGTTGATATCTATGGGCAGGATGGTTTATTCCGCGCTATAAGCTTTATTGTTGTCGCAATACTTATTTTAGTTGTTGGTTATTTTTCTCCACTACCACCAAAAATGGCTCAAGAGAAAGGACTTAATGAGGCTGATGATGAAACTAAATAA
- a CDS encoding AEC family transporter, protein MLLQVIMAALGPIILGLAVGWLSGKYGFIKREYSQAFADFVVKIALPFALFLAAAQAPPSVLLNIDYLLALAVGLIVSYIIGFLVGKVFFRHNKKDSAMQALSVSFPDMAYCGPPVLLATVGSSGLIAMVLGNLIYTIIIIPFTLLLISGKQQNNGILKSIGKAVAQPLVFLPILGALFAIFGVKLPEILQNSVNELGKTAGGVALFFLGLLLSGIKLKISVEIVFNVFVKNFVQAALILGTGIALGLQGDMLKSAFIIGVLPTATAVPALAISNKAYTETAAGTVLLSTLAALISIIGGIAIVEAL, encoded by the coding sequence ATGTTATTACAAGTAATAATGGCCGCACTTGGACCAATCATTCTCGGTTTAGCGGTCGGTTGGCTATCAGGAAAATACGGCTTTATAAAACGTGAATATTCCCAAGCATTTGCTGACTTTGTTGTTAAAATTGCACTACCTTTTGCCCTATTCCTTGCCGCAGCACAAGCCCCACCTTCTGTGCTGCTCAATATTGACTATCTATTAGCATTAGCTGTTGGCTTGATCGTTTCTTATATAATCGGTTTCTTAGTCGGTAAAGTTTTTTTCCGACATAATAAAAAAGACTCAGCGATGCAAGCGCTATCCGTTTCTTTCCCTGATATGGCCTACTGTGGGCCACCGGTGCTTTTAGCAACAGTAGGTTCATCTGGTCTTATTGCGATGGTGCTAGGAAATTTAATTTATACCATTATTATCATTCCTTTTACCCTGTTGCTGATTAGTGGCAAGCAACAAAACAACGGTATTTTAAAATCAATTGGTAAAGCCGTCGCACAACCGTTAGTGTTCCTACCTATTCTAGGTGCCTTATTCGCTATTTTTGGCGTTAAGTTACCTGAAATACTGCAAAACTCAGTAAACGAATTAGGTAAAACAGCGGGAGGGGTCGCATTATTCTTCCTAGGCTTACTACTGTCTGGAATTAAGCTAAAAATTAGCGTCGAGATCGTTTTCAACGTCTTTGTGAAGAACTTTGTGCAAGCTGCCTTAATACTGGGAACCGGTATTGCTCTTGGCTTACAAGGCGATATGTTAAAATCTGCCTTTATTATTGGGGTATTGCCGACAGCGACAGCCGTTCCAGCATTAGCCATCAGTAATAAGGCTTATACTGAGACTGCGGCAGGAACCGTATTACTCAGTACGCTCGCCGCTTTAATTTCGATTATTGGCGGTATTGCGATCGTTGAAGCGCTATAA
- the glpX gene encoding class II fructose-bisphosphatase: protein MQISDELAYAIASVTEVAALAAHDWVGKQDKHAADKAAVEAMRNRLNAIDFHGQVVIGEGEIDEAPMLYIGEQVGNPSAKQKLDIAVDPIDGTRMVACNEHNAIAVLAAAPTGALLQAPDMYMEKLVVGKEAKGAVHLANPLEKNLENLSSALNKPIADLSIAILDKPRHQHIMQTLRHFGVNVVTIPDGDVLASLLAILPEQPIDMMYGTGGAPEGIISAAIARALGGDMQARLVTRTLAKGDSPENRLLAEQEALRCQQMGVAIGEILTLETMVSTDDVMFAATAITPTVLMSGIAYNANGRTSSTLLINGNNRSLKIINNRHFN from the coding sequence ATGCAAATTAGCGATGAACTAGCTTATGCAATCGCTTCCGTTACAGAAGTTGCAGCTTTAGCAGCTCACGATTGGGTGGGTAAACAAGATAAACATGCGGCAGATAAAGCCGCCGTCGAAGCAATGCGTAATCGCCTTAACGCCATTGATTTTCACGGGCAAGTGGTGATTGGTGAAGGTGAAATTGATGAAGCGCCTATGCTGTATATTGGGGAACAGGTTGGAAACCCTTCTGCAAAACAGAAGTTAGATATCGCTGTTGACCCTATCGATGGTACGCGCATGGTTGCCTGTAATGAACATAATGCGATTGCGGTACTAGCCGCAGCCCCAACAGGCGCTCTTTTACAAGCACCAGATATGTACATGGAAAAATTGGTTGTCGGCAAAGAGGCTAAAGGTGCGGTCCATCTTGCCAATCCATTAGAAAAAAACCTTGAGAATTTGTCATCTGCACTCAATAAACCCATTGCTGATCTATCAATTGCTATTTTAGATAAGCCTCGCCACCAGCATATTATGCAAACACTACGTCATTTTGGCGTGAATGTTGTTACCATCCCCGATGGCGATGTTTTAGCTTCACTATTAGCTATATTGCCAGAGCAACCTATCGATATGATGTATGGCACGGGTGGTGCCCCCGAAGGGATTATTAGTGCTGCTATTGCACGTGCGCTAGGTGGAGACATGCAAGCCCGCTTAGTTACCCGAACTTTAGCGAAAGGCGATAGCCCAGAAAATAGATTATTAGCCGAACAAGAAGCGTTACGTTGCCAGCAAATGGGTGTCGCTATCGGCGAGATACTGACGTTAGAGACGATGGTCAGTACCGATGATGTTATGTTTGCCGCCACCGCCATTACTCCTACCGTATTAATGTCAGGGATCGCTTATAACGCGAATGGCCGTACTTCAAGTACACTATTAATTAATGGTAATAATCGTTCATTAAAAATAATTAACAACCGTCACTTCAACTAA
- a CDS encoding DUF4822 domain-containing protein, with protein MKLKPFIAAIIALSSVAAFTVQANTNSTASVGLSASVEKKLNAYEDIMVDKVWVTTEALDQDKKRVDPANEQVANFFGLAEYYPDGTFKMTTLEGKPKMQGDWSFSEDGKSRSLTAKNDKGEVLFTRVVENVTVTPEEYTYRIYPSQDDTSKYVDIVHKVKK; from the coding sequence ATGAAATTGAAACCTTTTATTGCCGCTATCATTGCGCTGTCTAGTGTTGCGGCGTTCACAGTCCAAGCTAATACAAATTCAACAGCCTCTGTTGGTTTATCAGCTTCTGTCGAAAAGAAACTCAATGCGTATGAAGATATCATGGTAGATAAAGTGTGGGTGACAACAGAAGCACTTGATCAAGACAAAAAACGTGTTGACCCTGCCAATGAGCAAGTGGCTAACTTCTTCGGACTTGCGGAATACTACCCAGATGGTACTTTTAAGATGACCACTTTAGAGGGTAAGCCGAAAATGCAAGGTGACTGGTCATTCAGTGAAGATGGAAAAAGCCGTTCCCTTACCGCCAAAAATGATAAGGGTGAAGTATTATTTACTCGCGTTGTCGAAAACGTGACGGTGACTCCAGAGGAATACACTTACCGCATCTATCCATCACAAGACGATACCTCAAAATATGTTGATATCGTCCATAAAGTGAAAAAATAA
- the dtpA gene encoding dipeptide/tripeptide permease DtpA, with product MSTTNNKEEISLNAFKQPRSFYLIFSIELWERFGYYGLQGILPIYLSQVLGMSETESITLFSAFAALVYGFVAIGGWLGDKILGTKRVIVLGTLVLIAGYALVAYSDHDVSMVYVGLATIAVGNGLFKANPSSLLSTCYAKDDPRLDGAFTMYYMSVNIGSFFSMLATPWLAKHYGWDIAFSLSVVGLVITLINFFMCKKWVAAHGSKPDFVPMVISKLLATLVGIVALIAISTWLLHNMDIARAALGIISLGIIVIFIKETVALDGIARRRMIVALILMLEAIVFFVLYSQMPTSLNFFALHNVEHEVLGFSVEPAQYQALNPLWIMIGSPILAAIYNKMGDHLPMPHKFAIGMLLCSAAFLVLPLGAKFANEAGIVSVNWLIICYGFQSIGELMISGLGLAMVAQLVPQRLMGFIMGSWFLTNSAAAFIAGYVASMAAVPKGELTSSVDSLAVYSDVFLKIGVVTGVIAILMVVTAPMLNRMTLERD from the coding sequence GTGTCCACAACTAACAACAAAGAGGAAATCAGTCTTAACGCGTTTAAGCAACCTCGCTCGTTCTATCTTATATTCTCCATCGAACTCTGGGAGCGTTTCGGTTATTACGGTCTTCAGGGAATCCTTCCTATTTATCTTAGCCAAGTGCTGGGAATGTCAGAAACAGAGTCAATTACGCTGTTTTCTGCTTTTGCTGCTTTAGTATATGGCTTTGTGGCGATAGGAGGCTGGTTAGGTGATAAAATCCTAGGTACTAAACGTGTTATTGTGCTTGGTACGCTGGTTTTAATCGCCGGTTATGCTTTAGTGGCCTATTCTGACCATGATGTCTCCATGGTATATGTCGGTTTGGCAACCATCGCCGTAGGTAACGGCTTGTTTAAAGCTAACCCATCATCATTATTATCAACCTGTTATGCTAAAGACGATCCACGTTTGGATGGTGCATTCACGATGTACTATATGTCTGTTAACATTGGTTCCTTCTTCTCTATGTTAGCAACACCGTGGTTAGCCAAACATTATGGTTGGGATATTGCATTCTCACTCAGTGTTGTTGGTCTTGTTATCACCTTGATTAACTTCTTTATGTGCAAAAAATGGGTCGCGGCTCATGGCTCTAAGCCTGACTTTGTACCCATGGTCATTTCAAAGCTCTTAGCCACGCTCGTTGGTATTGTTGCACTGATTGCGATTTCAACTTGGCTACTGCACAACATGGATATTGCTCGTGCAGCGCTAGGGATTATTTCATTAGGTATCATTGTTATCTTTATTAAAGAAACGGTCGCGTTAGATGGAATAGCACGTCGCCGTATGATCGTTGCGCTGATCCTGATGTTAGAAGCGATTGTGTTCTTTGTTTTGTATAGTCAGATGCCAACATCTCTTAACTTCTTTGCGTTACATAACGTTGAACATGAAGTTTTAGGTTTCAGCGTTGAGCCTGCACAGTATCAAGCTTTAAACCCACTGTGGATTATGATTGGTAGTCCGATCCTTGCGGCTATTTATAATAAGATGGGCGACCATCTACCGATGCCGCATAAATTTGCTATTGGTATGCTGCTTTGCTCTGCGGCGTTCCTTGTGTTGCCATTGGGTGCAAAATTCGCTAACGAAGCGGGTATTGTGTCAGTCAATTGGTTGATCATCTGCTACGGCTTCCAAAGTATCGGTGAATTGATGATTTCTGGTTTAGGTCTGGCGATGGTGGCACAATTAGTTCCACAACGTTTAATGGGCTTTATCATGGGGTCATGGTTCTTAACAAACTCCGCAGCGGCATTTATTGCTGGTTATGTTGCTTCTATGGCAGCAGTGCCAAAAGGGGAACTCACGAGTTCTGTTGATTCTCTGGCGGTGTACAGTGATGTGTTCTTGAAAATAGGTGTTGTTACAGGTGTGATTGCGATTTTAATGGTCGTCACCGCACCAATGTTAAATCGTATGACATTAGAGCGTGATTAA